In a single window of the Pandoraea pulmonicola genome:
- a CDS encoding phytoene desaturase family protein, with amino-acid sequence MHGRKAFPTVVIGAGLSGLAAALLLSRRGIPVMVVEAQDGAGGCCSTEAFDGYTFNNGAVYVAVPSLLRASFRRLGISFDDEVQLIPIARPHVTHLDNGTTVHLSTAENSHVEGADGNSRTRQLREGLTKLHNDWHPIYRALVCDVLPEEPSLVRTFGKLWKYLPRMGGHINKLIASYFPDGDLQAAVASTLLYTGLPPDQLPSTQIIGLLALLEEGFHLPRGGMGAISAALLRHLQDQSVPVRFGAKVKEIAVENGQVRGVVLSDGERINTSHVIATCSGLGVVKTLLRPDAIPRRLAAKADKAPLSHSAISIQIGYSGAPASDAFIVNHVPAMDKQGAVHTLTPEVPRWISYTQPTQVFSDLAPEGKNIIELYAPATGIQSASGWDKAWSDAVVERYLRALRQRVPELTVERTRVLDPQDFAQERHLHEGALYGIAPGASPSKFLPHRTQIAGLYLGGQTTFPGYGVPSAILSGIQSAESLVADLS; translated from the coding sequence ATGCACGGCAGAAAAGCGTTTCCCACGGTAGTGATTGGGGCAGGCCTGTCGGGACTGGCCGCCGCCCTTCTGCTATCTCGTCGGGGTATCCCCGTGATGGTTGTCGAAGCCCAGGACGGCGCGGGCGGGTGTTGTTCGACCGAGGCGTTTGATGGATACACTTTCAACAATGGCGCGGTCTATGTGGCGGTCCCTTCGCTGCTTCGCGCCTCCTTTCGGCGCCTGGGCATCAGCTTCGATGACGAAGTACAACTCATCCCGATCGCGAGGCCGCACGTCACTCATTTGGACAACGGCACGACGGTGCACCTCTCGACAGCAGAGAACTCGCACGTCGAAGGTGCTGACGGCAACTCGCGAACACGGCAACTTCGAGAAGGGCTGACCAAGCTGCACAACGACTGGCATCCAATCTACCGAGCGTTGGTCTGCGACGTGCTGCCGGAAGAACCGTCGCTCGTACGGACTTTCGGCAAACTCTGGAAATACCTGCCTCGAATGGGCGGCCACATAAACAAATTGATCGCGTCCTATTTCCCGGACGGCGATCTGCAAGCTGCCGTCGCCTCCACATTGTTGTACACAGGCCTTCCACCCGACCAACTCCCCTCGACACAGATCATTGGATTACTGGCGTTGCTCGAAGAGGGATTTCACCTGCCGCGAGGGGGCATGGGAGCCATCAGCGCTGCACTGCTGCGTCATCTACAGGACCAATCCGTCCCAGTTCGTTTTGGCGCCAAGGTCAAGGAGATTGCCGTCGAAAACGGACAAGTGCGCGGCGTCGTGCTTTCCGACGGCGAACGCATCAACACCTCGCACGTCATTGCGACTTGTTCGGGGTTGGGTGTCGTGAAGACTCTGCTGCGCCCTGACGCTATTCCGCGACGACTGGCCGCGAAGGCGGATAAGGCTCCGCTGTCGCACAGCGCCATCTCCATCCAGATCGGATATTCCGGCGCCCCGGCCTCGGACGCCTTCATCGTCAACCACGTCCCTGCAATGGACAAGCAAGGCGCCGTGCACACGCTGACGCCTGAAGTTCCGCGCTGGATTTCTTATACACAGCCCACGCAAGTCTTCTCGGATCTGGCACCTGAGGGGAAGAATATTATCGAGCTGTACGCTCCTGCCACGGGTATTCAGTCGGCGTCTGGATGGGACAAGGCATGGAGTGATGCCGTGGTGGAGAGATATCTGAGAGCATTGCGGCAGCGAGTGCCGGAATTGACCGTCGAAAGGACTCGCGTGCTTGATCCGCAGGACTTCGCCCAGGAACGGCATTTGCATGAAGGCGCACTGTACGGCATTGCTCCGGGCGCATCTCCCAGCAAGTTCCTTCCCCATCGCACCCAGATCGCCGGACTATATCTCGGGGGACAAACAACGTTCCCAGGCTACGGTGTGCCTTCCGCGATTCTGTCGGGGATACAGTCCGCGGAGTCTCTGGTTGCCGATTTGTCGTAA
- a CDS encoding zinc-dependent alcohol dehydrogenase family protein, producing the protein MARVVRFHQHGDPEVLRIETVEVAPPGPGEVQIRVRALGLNRAEALLRAGKYIEQPTFPSGLGLEAAGVVEVVGEAVTGFVPGDAVSVIPPQSMVRWPAYGELVTFPEALVVKHPSALGWEAAAAVWMPYLTAYGALIDIGKLSRGDFVVVTAASSSVGLAAIQIANRVGAIPIAVTRTSAKAQALREAGAAHVVATAEFDLATRLQEITGPTGARVVLDPIGGPIFEPLTVAMSRGGILIEYGGLSPAPTPFPLFAVLSKTLTLRGYLVHEITGDPLRLAAAKAFILDGLASGAFSPVIAKTFALDDIVDAHRILESNDQFGKIVVTV; encoded by the coding sequence ATGGCACGCGTCGTTCGTTTTCATCAACATGGTGACCCCGAGGTGCTTCGCATCGAAACGGTGGAGGTTGCGCCACCGGGGCCGGGGGAAGTGCAGATTCGCGTCAGAGCGCTGGGGCTCAATCGCGCGGAGGCGTTGTTGCGGGCGGGGAAGTACATCGAGCAACCGACTTTTCCGTCGGGGTTGGGACTGGAGGCCGCGGGCGTCGTCGAGGTGGTAGGCGAGGCGGTGACCGGCTTCGTACCGGGCGACGCCGTGAGTGTGATCCCCCCGCAATCGATGGTGCGCTGGCCCGCGTACGGCGAATTGGTCACGTTTCCCGAAGCGCTCGTGGTCAAGCACCCGTCGGCGCTCGGTTGGGAGGCCGCCGCCGCCGTCTGGATGCCGTACCTGACCGCCTATGGCGCGTTGATCGATATCGGCAAGCTGAGCCGGGGGGACTTCGTCGTGGTGACGGCAGCGTCGAGCAGCGTGGGACTCGCGGCGATACAGATCGCCAATCGGGTGGGCGCGATCCCCATTGCGGTCACGCGGACGTCGGCCAAGGCGCAGGCGTTGCGGGAGGCAGGCGCGGCGCATGTCGTGGCGACTGCCGAGTTCGACCTCGCCACGCGGCTGCAGGAGATCACCGGTCCGACCGGCGCGCGAGTGGTGCTGGACCCGATCGGCGGGCCGATCTTCGAGCCGCTTACGGTCGCGATGTCGCGCGGTGGCATCCTCATCGAATATGGCGGTCTGAGCCCGGCGCCGACGCCGTTCCCGTTGTTCGCCGTGCTGAGCAAAACGCTGACGCTGCGTGGCTATCTCGTTCACGAAATCACGGGCGATCCGCTCCGGCTGGCGGCGGCCAAGGCGTTCATCCTCGACGGGCTGGCATCGGGTGCGTTCTCGCCGGTAATCGCGAAGACGTTTGCGCTCGACGACATCGTCGACGCCCATCGTATCCTCGAATCGAACGACCAGTTCGGCAAGATCGTGGTGACGGTCTGA
- a CDS encoding DUF6196 family protein codes for MSPTFAQISYAIYPVGRRDPSTESAFRAGKINSIYACIRELIGYPPIPGVVMVDISRETTEQTEQRLRRVITEARLRIYPETYAFVEFPLDQFPKAVRSDALALVRDDNVWSQLVPSRDASKETFGVFRFHFPAGADNSGFVGWLATHLKSRFGTGVFVTCGQNSEDGGIFDYWGVPATLADEVFEEVKRLVQVGK; via the coding sequence GTGTCCCCCACATTTGCACAGATCAGTTATGCCATCTATCCGGTCGGTCGTCGTGACCCTTCGACCGAAAGTGCTTTTCGTGCCGGCAAGATAAATTCGATTTACGCTTGCATTCGCGAACTGATCGGCTATCCCCCTATTCCCGGAGTTGTCATGGTTGATATTTCACGCGAAACCACTGAACAAACGGAGCAGCGTCTCCGACGAGTCATTACAGAAGCACGGCTACGGATATACCCCGAAACATACGCGTTCGTTGAATTTCCGCTGGACCAATTTCCGAAGGCCGTGCGGTCCGATGCACTTGCCCTGGTGCGGGACGACAATGTGTGGAGTCAGCTCGTTCCGAGTCGCGATGCGAGCAAGGAGACATTCGGCGTCTTTCGGTTTCACTTTCCGGCGGGTGCGGACAACAGTGGTTTCGTCGGCTGGCTGGCGACGCATCTCAAGAGTCGATTTGGCACCGGCGTATTTGTGACGTGCGGACAAAATTCCGAAGACGGCGGAATATTCGATTACTGGGGCGTCCCGGCAACACTGGCAGACGAAGTATTTGAGGAAGTCAAGCGTCTTGTTCAGGTGGGAAAATAG
- a CDS encoding LysR family transcriptional regulator, producing the protein MDRLTSMAVFVKAVDLGSFAAVADTLGLSGPMVGKHVHWLETRLGMRLLNRTTRRQSLTDFGRAYYERCKIVLAEAEAADALAADQLAEPRGKLRVAMPVHFGRRCVAPVLLRLAQRYPTLELDLSFSDRFVDLAEGDYDIAIRTGDLEDKAGIVARRVARQPMIVCASPAYVETHGLPHDIDALGVHQAVLYRRSGRARPWLFPRDGQPPHAFMPANRVRMDDLDAIADAATLGAGIAWLPYWLVSDRIRAGALVHLLPEQPPFLYDAYALWLQTPHLPRKVRIAVDALAEALPGMMT; encoded by the coding sequence ATGGATCGCCTGACCAGCATGGCGGTATTCGTGAAAGCGGTCGATCTGGGATCGTTTGCTGCCGTGGCGGATACCCTCGGCCTGTCCGGCCCCATGGTCGGCAAGCACGTGCACTGGCTGGAGACGCGGCTGGGGATGCGGTTGCTCAATCGCACGACGCGGCGCCAGAGCCTGACCGACTTCGGCCGCGCCTACTACGAGCGCTGCAAGATCGTGCTCGCCGAGGCCGAAGCGGCGGATGCGCTTGCGGCGGATCAGTTGGCGGAGCCGCGCGGCAAGCTGCGCGTGGCCATGCCGGTGCACTTCGGCCGACGTTGTGTCGCACCCGTGCTCCTGCGCCTCGCGCAGCGGTATCCGACGCTGGAACTCGATCTCTCGTTCAGCGATCGCTTCGTCGATCTGGCGGAGGGGGACTACGACATCGCCATTCGCACCGGCGACCTGGAGGACAAGGCGGGCATTGTTGCGCGACGGGTGGCGCGTCAGCCGATGATTGTCTGCGCGTCGCCCGCGTACGTCGAGACGCATGGACTGCCGCACGACATCGACGCGCTCGGCGTGCATCAGGCGGTGTTGTATCGACGCTCCGGCCGGGCGCGTCCGTGGTTGTTTCCCCGCGATGGACAACCGCCGCACGCGTTCATGCCCGCGAATCGGGTGCGCATGGACGATCTCGACGCCATCGCCGACGCTGCGACGCTGGGCGCGGGCATCGCCTGGCTGCCCTACTGGCTGGTGAGCGATCGCATTCGCGCAGGTGCGCTGGTTCATCTGCTTCCCGAGCAGCCGCCGTTTCTCTACGACGCCTACGCGTTATGGCTGCAGACGCCGCATCTCCCGCGCAAGGTTCGCATCGCCGTCGACGCGTTGGCGGAAGCACTGCCGGGCATGATGACCTAG
- a CDS encoding helix-turn-helix domain-containing protein, with amino-acid sequence MPGVEAVAADSAHTFPRHTHEQFGIGIVDRGAQKSFSGRGMVEAAAGDVITVNPAEVHDGTPIGDTGRAWRMLYFDPGVVTVLAHDLRAGRNGGVEFGRPVIRDIRLARRVRLLLAEMKAGAAPVDALRREQLLLVVLADALDALPRHADDVPNAIRFARTRIDDDPAAAVSLLDLARETGLSRFQVLRGFARATGLTPHAYQVQRRVALARGLIVRGQPLAEVAATCGFADQSHMTRQFVRIYGVSPGMVAGAR; translated from the coding sequence ATGCCTGGCGTGGAGGCCGTCGCTGCCGATTCCGCCCATACATTCCCTCGCCATACGCACGAGCAATTCGGTATCGGCATCGTCGACCGGGGTGCGCAAAAATCCTTCAGCGGACGCGGCATGGTGGAAGCCGCCGCGGGCGACGTCATTACCGTCAACCCGGCGGAAGTGCACGATGGCACCCCCATCGGCGACACAGGCCGCGCGTGGCGGATGCTGTATTTCGACCCTGGCGTGGTGACCGTTCTGGCCCACGATCTGCGTGCCGGGCGCAACGGCGGCGTCGAATTTGGCCGCCCCGTCATCCGCGACATCCGTCTGGCACGCCGGGTACGGCTTCTGCTTGCCGAGATGAAGGCCGGCGCAGCCCCAGTCGATGCACTGCGGCGCGAGCAGCTGCTGCTTGTCGTCCTGGCCGATGCGCTGGACGCCTTGCCGCGCCACGCCGACGATGTGCCCAATGCCATTCGCTTCGCGCGCACACGCATCGACGATGATCCGGCGGCAGCCGTCTCGTTGCTCGACCTGGCGCGCGAGACTGGCCTGAGCCGCTTCCAGGTGCTGCGCGGCTTTGCCCGCGCAACAGGCCTCACGCCCCATGCCTATCAGGTGCAGCGCCGTGTCGCCTTGGCGCGCGGACTCATCGTCCGCGGCCAGCCCCTGGCTGAAGTCGCGGCCACGTGCGGCTTCGCCGACCAGAGCCACATGACGCGCCAGTTCGTGCGCATCTATGGCGTGTCCCCGGGTATGGTGGCCGGAGCGCGGTAG
- a CDS encoding MerR family DNA-binding protein yields MSRDAIRFYERIGLIKPQRGQEGRHGYRRYDASAVRRVGLIKQAKALGFSLGEIQGLLDAWANHTFRPEEKRAVIAEKIEVIDRKILELQDLSNELKLALAGIRDECSQTG; encoded by the coding sequence ATGAGTCGCGATGCGATCCGTTTTTATGAGCGAATCGGCCTCATCAAGCCCCAGCGCGGTCAAGAGGGCCGCCACGGATATCGCCGCTACGACGCATCGGCCGTTCGACGTGTGGGTCTGATCAAGCAGGCCAAGGCGCTGGGCTTTTCACTTGGAGAAATCCAGGGACTGCTGGACGCATGGGCCAATCACACTTTCAGGCCGGAAGAGAAACGCGCAGTGATTGCCGAAAAAATTGAGGTAATAGATCGAAAGATCCTGGAGCTACAGGATCTTTCAAACGAACTGAAACTGGCCCTGGCCGGTATTCGTGACGAGTGCTCGCAGACGGGATGA
- a CDS encoding TetR/AcrR family transcriptional regulator, which yields MEQIAAEADVARGTLYNHFPVKEAVLVHWMHNELGEDLEAVAEGLVLGRKSFVSRVTALLHGSAEWWEHHRQYAAPYIRFRFQQVRDGVAQQASSDMISLYVRLIGHAQQAGELRSDTPAERLALYLHFLYLSAVMTWLSNSDVRLEDEFGKALDFFMRGAVSTAEGRDGENVNRT from the coding sequence ATGGAGCAGATCGCCGCGGAGGCAGATGTCGCGAGAGGAACGCTTTACAACCACTTCCCGGTCAAGGAAGCGGTACTGGTGCACTGGATGCACAATGAACTCGGGGAAGATCTCGAGGCAGTGGCGGAAGGGCTGGTCCTCGGCAGGAAATCCTTCGTCTCGCGAGTAACAGCGTTGTTGCATGGCTCAGCCGAGTGGTGGGAGCACCACCGTCAGTATGCGGCGCCGTATATTCGCTTTCGATTCCAGCAGGTGCGTGACGGGGTGGCGCAGCAAGCCAGTTCGGACATGATCTCCCTGTATGTGCGACTCATCGGCCATGCACAACAGGCGGGGGAACTCAGATCCGATACGCCGGCCGAGCGCCTGGCGCTTTATCTGCATTTTCTTTATCTATCTGCCGTCATGACATGGTTAAGCAACTCGGACGTCCGCCTGGAAGATGAATTTGGCAAAGCGCTCGATTTCTTCATGCGGGGCGCGGTGTCGACTGCCGAGGGGCGCGATGGTGAGAATGTGAACAGAACCTAG
- a CDS encoding SDR family oxidoreductase: protein MTQEKTAFVTGATGLLGNNLVRLLLAEGYRVKALARSAQKATAQFGEPMDDRLELVLGDLECVEEFAPALQGCEVLFHTAAYFRDSYKGGRHMAALRKINVEGTRVLLNEAYAAGIRRIVHVSSIAVLGGNAAGLTDETMTLAKDAAPDDYYRSKIETDEVVFAFLDSHPDMHISLVLPGWMHGPGDLGPTSAGQFVQDYLQRKIPGVADAAFSVVDARDVARVALASSKTGKRGERYLAAGYPISMAGLLQAMEAVSGVPAPRRKLPRVMLYAIAFAQEAYARLTGRPVLLSLATVQNMANDYGRRFSAEKIRREFNLGFRPMEETLADEVRWTRQRAARGTPDIA, encoded by the coding sequence ATGACGCAAGAAAAAACCGCATTTGTCACCGGCGCCACTGGATTGCTGGGTAACAACCTTGTTCGCTTGCTGCTGGCGGAAGGCTATCGGGTCAAGGCGCTGGCTCGGTCCGCACAAAAAGCCACGGCACAGTTCGGGGAACCAATGGATGACCGCCTGGAACTGGTATTGGGCGATCTCGAGTGTGTGGAGGAATTTGCGCCGGCACTGCAGGGCTGCGAGGTTCTTTTTCACACGGCGGCCTATTTCCGCGACAGCTACAAAGGCGGCCGCCATATGGCCGCCCTGCGGAAGATCAATGTCGAGGGCACACGGGTTCTGCTGAATGAGGCGTATGCGGCGGGGATTCGGCGCATCGTCCACGTCAGTTCCATCGCGGTATTGGGCGGCAACGCGGCAGGATTGACGGACGAGACCATGACGCTGGCAAAAGACGCGGCGCCGGATGACTATTACCGCAGCAAGATCGAAACCGACGAGGTGGTATTCGCCTTTCTGGACAGTCATCCTGACATGCACATTTCCCTCGTCCTGCCCGGCTGGATGCATGGCCCGGGCGATCTTGGCCCGACCTCCGCAGGGCAGTTCGTACAGGATTATCTGCAACGAAAAATCCCTGGGGTGGCCGATGCGGCCTTCTCCGTGGTGGATGCCCGGGATGTGGCCCGAGTCGCCTTGGCGTCCAGCAAGACGGGGAAACGAGGCGAGCGCTATTTGGCTGCAGGCTACCCAATCAGCATGGCCGGACTTCTGCAGGCGATGGAAGCCGTCAGCGGCGTGCCCGCGCCGCGGCGCAAGCTGCCTCGAGTGATGTTGTATGCCATCGCCTTTGCGCAGGAGGCCTATGCTCGATTGACCGGCAGGCCGGTATTGCTCAGCTTGGCTACGGTACAAAACATGGCAAACGACTACGGGAGAAGATTCTCCGCGGAGAAGATTCGGAGGGAGTTCAACCTGGGCTTCAGACCCATGGAAGAGACGCTGGCGGACGAAGTGAGGTGGACTCGTCAGCGCGCAGCGCGCGGAACGCCCGACATCGCCTAG
- a CDS encoding DMT family transporter — protein sequence MVLVGSTVAASKIIAAGLPPFTATALRFEMALPLFLIIMRATGTRWPVLARRDWVLLFLQAAAGSVGYTTLLISGLRHTSAADAGVIIGTLPVMSALIAIVLLGERPGRAVLGAIALATAGVLAIALPPGGDASHPLLGNLLVMGAVVCEGLFILLNKRLRNPVPPLALSALMSAFGLLTALLPALWEAPWQLHASAQVTHAVMAVAYYAVVPTVGGFVLWYAGAARVSGAEASLFTALAPVAALLFAATLLEESVTVRQVGGIVCVLAAVVSLGLMTRAPASASSVS from the coding sequence ATGGTGCTGGTGGGCAGCACGGTCGCGGCCAGCAAGATCATCGCGGCAGGCCTGCCCCCCTTCACGGCGACGGCGTTGCGCTTTGAGATGGCGCTGCCGCTGTTCCTCATCATCATGCGGGCGACCGGCACACGCTGGCCCGTGCTGGCACGGCGGGACTGGGTGCTGCTGTTCCTGCAGGCGGCCGCAGGAAGCGTGGGCTATACGACGTTGTTGATCTCGGGCTTGCGGCATACGTCTGCGGCGGATGCTGGCGTGATCATCGGTACGCTGCCGGTCATGTCCGCGCTCATCGCTATCGTGCTGCTGGGCGAGCGGCCGGGCCGCGCGGTCCTGGGCGCCATTGCATTGGCCACGGCGGGCGTGCTGGCCATCGCGCTCCCACCAGGCGGCGACGCTTCGCACCCGTTGCTGGGCAACCTGCTGGTGATGGGCGCGGTGGTATGCGAGGGACTGTTCATCCTGCTCAACAAACGGTTGCGCAATCCGGTGCCACCGCTGGCGCTGTCCGCGCTGATGAGTGCGTTTGGCTTGCTGACGGCACTGTTGCCCGCGCTGTGGGAAGCGCCCTGGCAATTGCACGCTTCCGCCCAGGTCACGCATGCCGTAATGGCTGTTGCGTACTACGCCGTGGTGCCGACCGTGGGCGGCTTTGTGCTGTGGTATGCCGGTGCGGCGCGCGTGAGCGGCGCGGAGGCATCGCTCTTTACCGCGCTGGCGCCGGTGGCAGCGCTTCTGTTTGCGGCCACGCTGCTTGAAGAGTCTGTCACCGTGCGTCAGGTGGGGGGCATTGTCTGCGTGCTGGCGGCGGTGGTCAGCCTTGGACTGATGACGCGCGCGCCAGCGTCTGCGTCGTCAGTGTCTTAG
- a CDS encoding Lrp/AsnC family transcriptional regulator, translating to MDELDWKLLSLLQHHGRMTYTELGRQVHLSVPAITERVKRLEEAGIIEGYSARINPVAAGYAVSALIGITVPQPAKAKFLKLLGTIPEVLECHHVTGADSYVMRLVAVSLADLERLIERINLYGETRTSIVMSTPLVARGLQQPPAKPRS from the coding sequence ATGGACGAACTGGATTGGAAGCTGCTTTCCTTGCTGCAGCATCACGGACGCATGACCTATACCGAACTGGGTCGCCAGGTCCATCTATCGGTGCCAGCGATAACGGAGCGCGTCAAGCGCCTGGAAGAAGCCGGGATCATCGAAGGCTACTCGGCGCGGATAAACCCCGTCGCGGCGGGCTATGCGGTGAGTGCGCTGATCGGCATTACGGTGCCGCAACCTGCAAAAGCAAAGTTTCTCAAGTTGCTCGGCACGATCCCCGAAGTGCTCGAATGCCATCACGTAACCGGGGCAGACTCTTATGTCATGCGATTGGTGGCGGTGAGCCTGGCCGATCTGGAACGGTTGATTGAACGTATCAACTTATACGGCGAAACTCGTACGTCAATCGTGATGTCGACACCGTTGGTTGCCCGGGGCCTGCAACAGCCGCCCGCCAAGCCGCGAAGCTGA
- a CDS encoding LysE family translocator, whose translation MLFVKSMVMGFCIAAPVGPIGMLCIQRSLTRGFRSGFATGLGAASADGIYGLLGALGIAGVAAALPMLSVALKMGGGVFLVWLAWGIAREAPAASTVSQGTPRTSVARDFITTFGLTLSNPMTILSFIGIFAALGPLSDSRDGLGWSAVSLMVGGVFAGSAAWWLCLSTATAAVRKAIPVSLMHGFSRISAVVVALFGCVQTVSGVSGLIQGI comes from the coding sequence ATGTTGTTCGTCAAGTCAATGGTGATGGGTTTTTGCATTGCTGCGCCGGTAGGTCCCATCGGTATGTTGTGCATCCAGCGTAGCCTAACCCGCGGTTTTCGCTCCGGCTTTGCCACGGGCCTGGGCGCAGCAAGCGCGGATGGCATCTATGGGTTGCTCGGCGCGCTCGGTATCGCCGGCGTGGCGGCGGCGCTGCCGATGCTGAGTGTGGCCCTGAAAATGGGCGGTGGCGTGTTTCTTGTCTGGCTGGCCTGGGGTATCGCTCGCGAGGCGCCCGCTGCTTCCACCGTTTCCCAAGGCACACCGCGCACATCCGTCGCTCGCGATTTCATCACGACGTTTGGCCTTACGCTGTCCAATCCCATGACCATTCTGTCGTTCATCGGGATCTTTGCGGCGCTGGGGCCGCTGTCGGATTCGCGCGATGGCCTTGGATGGTCCGCGGTATCGCTGATGGTCGGAGGGGTGTTTGCCGGCTCCGCTGCCTGGTGGTTGTGCTTGAGCACTGCAACCGCCGCAGTACGGAAAGCGATACCCGTCTCACTGATGCACGGCTTTTCGCGCATATCGGCCGTCGTGGTCGCTTTGTTTGGGTGCGTCCAGACGGTCTCCGGAGTGTCTGGACTTATCCAGGGCATCTGA
- a CDS encoding sialidase family protein, which produces MSEKKKSVDGDNETIHPHTLDQVPNVTTGYPPAAAFYEGKIYLAYVPKGDQFSGQIWTTNFDGTNWSQPVQLSFPSNAFNPALVVWQGLLLCAADCGGQAWYMTFDGNIWWAPGQVIPNSPSFSSNPALAANSTTLYVAYLTDEGGDVSYQTFDGTNWSQPAPTHVVTTAGGVGLAADPYGNVYLAYQSVDSQLIPNGQIWYTTLNGKNWSAPAQIPNAPIFSEPALAFYNETLYCLHLRFPGNNGSKLWYLGYVAGVWSGDTPVSTSTASYQSPAIAPVLANFANRGPGLYFFITTTGDHVSYFYQ; this is translated from the coding sequence ATGAGCGAGAAGAAAAAGAGCGTTGACGGTGACAATGAAACGATCCATCCGCACACGCTTGACCAAGTCCCTAATGTCACCACAGGGTATCCACCTGCGGCCGCATTTTACGAGGGGAAAATCTATTTGGCGTATGTGCCGAAGGGCGATCAGTTCTCCGGCCAAATCTGGACTACCAATTTCGACGGAACCAACTGGTCGCAACCCGTCCAGCTTTCCTTTCCCAGCAACGCATTCAATCCTGCGCTGGTAGTCTGGCAGGGCTTGCTGCTCTGCGCGGCCGACTGCGGGGGGCAGGCGTGGTACATGACGTTCGACGGGAACATCTGGTGGGCGCCGGGCCAGGTGATTCCCAATAGTCCCTCATTCTCGTCCAATCCTGCGCTCGCAGCCAATTCAACGACGCTGTACGTGGCGTATCTAACCGACGAAGGCGGAGACGTCTCGTACCAGACGTTCGACGGCACAAACTGGTCTCAGCCCGCCCCAACTCATGTGGTGACGACGGCGGGTGGCGTTGGGCTGGCAGCGGATCCATATGGCAACGTCTACCTTGCGTATCAGTCAGTGGATTCGCAGTTGATCCCAAATGGACAGATCTGGTACACGACACTCAATGGGAAGAACTGGTCTGCGCCCGCCCAGATTCCCAATGCCCCGATTTTTTCCGAGCCCGCGCTGGCCTTCTATAACGAGACGTTGTATTGCTTGCACTTGAGGTTTCCTGGCAATAACGGATCAAAACTCTGGTATCTGGGGTACGTTGCCGGGGTGTGGAGTGGCGACACCCCCGTATCCACGTCGACCGCGTCATACCAATCTCCGGCGATTGCTCCAGTTCTCGCAAATTTCGCAAATCGGGGGCCAGGCCTTTACTTCTTCATTACGACAACAGGAGATCATGTCTCATATTTTTACCAGTGA